In Chloroflexota bacterium, the following are encoded in one genomic region:
- the recR gene encoding recombination mediator RecR translates to MTGLIAPVARLIEEFSKLPGVGRKTAQRLTYHMLRAPADEARGLASALVAVKEEVAYCSTCCNITDRGVDPCAFCADDRRDATRICVVEEPLDVLAIDRTGEYRGRYHVLHGAISPIDGIGPDQIRARELVARVAAGGVEEVILATNPNLEGEATAMYLADLLAPYVPMVSRIARGLPVGGDLEYADDVTLIRSLQGRRQVDRS, encoded by the coding sequence GTGACTGGCCTGATCGCGCCGGTCGCGCGCCTGATCGAGGAGTTCAGCAAGCTCCCGGGGGTCGGACGCAAGACCGCCCAGCGCCTCACGTACCACATGCTGCGCGCCCCGGCGGACGAGGCTCGCGGCCTCGCCTCAGCCCTGGTCGCGGTGAAGGAGGAGGTCGCCTACTGCTCGACCTGCTGCAACATCACCGACCGCGGAGTCGATCCCTGCGCCTTCTGTGCCGATGACCGACGGGACGCCACGCGGATCTGCGTGGTGGAGGAGCCGCTCGACGTGCTGGCCATCGACCGCACGGGGGAGTACCGCGGCCGGTATCACGTCCTGCACGGGGCCATCAGCCCGATCGACGGCATCGGCCCGGACCAGATCCGGGCCCGCGAGCTGGTGGCGCGCGTGGCGGCCGGCGGGGTCGAGGAGGTAATCCTGGCCACCAACCCCAACCTGGAGGGGGAGGCGACCGCCATGTACCTGGCCGACCTGCTGGCACCGTACGTCCCGATGGTGTCGCGCATCGCGCGCGGGCTACCGGTCGGAGGCGACCTGGAGTACGCCGACGACGTGACCCTCATCCGCTCGCTCCAGGGTCGCCGGCAGGTTGACCGGTCCTGA
- a CDS encoding YbaB/EbfC family nucleoid-associated protein — protein MNIGQIAKMAQQMQTQMAQAQAELKEMTLEATAGGGAVRVVVTGAQEVRLIEIDPAAVDPAEVEMLQDLVMAAVNDAIARSKELERERMASVAGGMGLPGLPGLP, from the coding sequence GTGAACATCGGGCAGATCGCCAAGATGGCCCAGCAGATGCAGACCCAGATGGCCCAGGCGCAGGCCGAGCTGAAGGAGATGACGCTGGAGGCCACCGCCGGCGGTGGCGCGGTGCGGGTCGTGGTCACCGGGGCGCAGGAGGTGCGCCTGATCGAGATCGACCCGGCCGCTGTCGACCCGGCCGAGGTCGAAATGCTGCAGGACCTGGTCATGGCGGCGGTCAACGATGCCATCGCGCGGAGCAAGGAGCTCGAGCGCGAGCGGATGGCGTCGGTGGCCGGTGGGATGGGCCTCCCCGGCTTGCCGGGGCTGCCTTGA
- the dnaX gene encoding DNA polymerase III subunit gamma/tau: MVEPAAAASPEPSAIYRRWRSQRFEELIGQEPIVTTLRNAVAADKIAHAYLFVGPRGTGKTSMARILAKAINCTERGSDGEPCDRCPACVSIREGRAMDVIEIDAASHGLVEDARDLVMRALTAPSELRRRVYIIDEVHMLSAHAFNALLKLIEEPPPHVVFILATTDTHKVPATVISRTQRFDFRRISVPLIVEKLTRIVAADGAQADPEALEVIAQLADGGMRDAESLLDQVLAYAGERVTADGVREAVGLADEGEISRLIDAYLAGDAGAALDRIETLADVGRDMGQVASQAEGEARRRLLRSASDPALARRLAGMLRTLAEAATVGAREGRARLALELLAVEAPRPAAAVSAPVVVPIAAAAPSPAPAAPAEELPAPPPARVAQAPAAEAPPSAQPQPSNGDAPPTELTGLRSRWGDVVERAAPAIKPLLRECRPIAFDGVRVTLAFPEERSFMRAKAATRAPAIEQLLSTVLGGSWAIECVASNVELEPLTVAEAVVASPDDTDGLALLEGVLRITGGELVEAPEVRS, translated from the coding sequence ATGGTCGAACCCGCAGCCGCAGCATCTCCGGAGCCATCCGCCATCTATCGCCGATGGCGATCGCAGCGCTTCGAGGAGCTGATCGGGCAGGAGCCGATCGTCACCACCCTGCGCAACGCCGTGGCCGCCGACAAGATCGCGCACGCCTACCTGTTCGTTGGCCCGCGCGGCACCGGCAAGACCTCCATGGCCCGCATCCTGGCCAAGGCCATCAACTGCACCGAGCGCGGATCCGACGGCGAGCCATGTGACCGATGCCCCGCCTGCGTCTCTATCCGCGAGGGTCGCGCGATGGACGTCATCGAGATCGACGCCGCCAGCCACGGGCTGGTGGAGGACGCCCGCGACCTGGTGATGCGGGCGCTGACCGCGCCTTCCGAGCTACGCCGACGGGTGTACATCATCGACGAGGTCCACATGCTCAGCGCTCACGCCTTCAACGCGCTGCTGAAGCTGATCGAGGAGCCGCCACCGCACGTCGTCTTCATCCTCGCCACCACCGACACGCACAAGGTGCCGGCCACCGTCATCAGCCGTACGCAGCGCTTCGACTTTCGGCGCATCTCCGTGCCGCTGATCGTGGAGAAGCTGACGCGGATCGTTGCCGCGGACGGCGCACAGGCCGATCCGGAGGCGCTCGAGGTGATCGCCCAGCTCGCCGACGGAGGGATGCGGGATGCCGAGTCGCTGCTGGACCAGGTGCTCGCCTACGCAGGCGAGCGAGTCACGGCAGACGGCGTGCGCGAAGCCGTGGGCCTGGCCGACGAGGGCGAGATCAGCCGCTTGATCGACGCCTACCTGGCTGGCGATGCCGGAGCCGCCCTCGACCGGATCGAAACCCTGGCCGACGTCGGGCGCGACATGGGGCAGGTCGCCTCGCAGGCCGAGGGAGAGGCAAGACGGCGGCTGCTGCGATCGGCCTCCGATCCGGCCCTGGCGCGACGCCTGGCAGGCATGCTGCGCACCCTGGCCGAGGCGGCGACCGTCGGTGCCCGTGAGGGCCGTGCGCGCCTGGCGCTCGAGCTGCTGGCGGTCGAGGCGCCTCGCCCCGCCGCCGCCGTGTCGGCACCCGTTGTGGTGCCCATCGCGGCCGCTGCACCATCACCGGCACCTGCCGCGCCAGCCGAGGAGCTGCCTGCTCCACCGCCCGCGCGCGTAGCGCAGGCGCCGGCCGCGGAGGCACCGCCATCGGCCCAACCGCAACCCTCCAACGGAGACGCCCCGCCGACCGAGCTGACTGGCCTTCGGTCGCGCTGGGGCGACGTCGTCGAACGTGCGGCCCCCGCCATCAAGCCGCTCCTGCGCGAGTGCCGGCCGATCGCGTTCGACGGCGTTCGCGTGACGCTGGCATTCCCGGAGGAGCGCTCCTTCATGCGCGCCAAGGCCGCCACCCGGGCCCCGGCCATCGAGCAGCTGCTGAGCACCGTGCTGGGCGGGAGCTGGGCGATCGAGTGCGTCGCCAGCAACGTGGAGCTGGAGCCGCTGACCGTTGCCGAGGCGGTCGTCGCCAGCCCCGATGACACCGACGGCCTGGCGCTGCTGGAGGGGGTCCTGCGCATCACTGGCGGCGAGCTGGTCGAAGCCCCCGAGGTCAGATCGTGA
- a CDS encoding nucleoside deaminase, translating to MNYELYMAEAIAEARRGAEEGEKPIGAVAVLDDAMIARDHRRILLQRDPTAHAVLLTLQAAARKLDAKRLPEVTLFTTHEPCAMCVGALLEAQVRTLVYAVPDHERGAAGGAVQLARAPGMPHQISVISGVREDEARRLLAIAQAPA from the coding sequence GTGAACTACGAGCTGTACATGGCCGAGGCGATCGCCGAGGCTCGCCGGGGCGCCGAGGAGGGGGAGAAGCCGATCGGCGCGGTGGCAGTCCTGGACGACGCCATGATCGCCCGCGACCACCGCCGCATCCTCCTCCAGCGCGACCCGACCGCGCACGCCGTGCTGCTCACGCTCCAGGCGGCGGCGCGCAAGCTGGATGCCAAGCGCCTCCCCGAGGTGACGCTGTTCACCACCCATGAGCCCTGTGCCATGTGCGTGGGCGCGCTCCTCGAGGCCCAGGTTCGGACGCTGGTGTATGCCGTGCCGGACCACGAACGAGGCGCCGCCGGTGGCGCCGTGCAGCTCGCGCGCGCCCCCGGCATGCCGCACCAGATCTCCGTCATCTCCGGCGTACGGGAGGACGAGGCGCGCCGCCTGCTGGCCATCGCCCAGGCTCCGGCCTGA
- a CDS encoding phospholipid carrier-dependent glycosyltransferase, whose product MALVAVGAATVRLVGLTTPAGFVFDEIFYARNACRFVIDTAQCGIDDLVSGAHPPLGNWLIGIGIRLFGYDEFGWRIASAVAGTLSVALLYALVRRLLAGHVSRTAATVGATAAAALLATDFLDLVQSRVAMLDSFVAMFVIAVVLCVVLDGGRRRGPRGEDLGAPRWLQRLSLGRPWRLAAGLVLGSAVAVKWSGGYVAIGLVLLLVAWEVAASAARPGEDSRRGWRAALGNSFRREAGPSLVLLGMVPLIVYVASYAGRVDGDLVALPWREGSAWREILEHQLAMLRFHVGLAGDHAYESAPWSWILLKRPVAYSWALDGSAYREVLAIGNPLTWWPGGVALVAAGVRLLRSGSPLARPEVVILVAALSTHLPWLVLSGSRSQVFIWYLLPTIPFLYAALGLWAALAWSSLPGRMAIGLGAIAIAVSFAFFYPILTAAPLTPDEWRSRVWFTDCSRPGAPTLTLPDDEIDRGPPPLGWCWI is encoded by the coding sequence ATGGCGCTGGTCGCCGTTGGCGCTGCGACGGTGCGGCTGGTCGGCCTGACGACTCCGGCTGGCTTCGTCTTCGACGAGATCTTCTACGCGCGCAACGCCTGCCGCTTCGTCATCGACACGGCCCAATGCGGGATCGACGACCTGGTGAGCGGTGCCCATCCGCCGCTCGGCAACTGGCTGATCGGGATCGGCATCCGGCTCTTCGGCTACGACGAGTTCGGGTGGCGCATCGCCTCGGCCGTGGCGGGCACGTTGAGCGTGGCGCTGCTGTACGCACTGGTGCGCAGGCTGCTGGCGGGGCACGTATCGCGCACCGCCGCGACGGTTGGCGCCACAGCCGCCGCCGCCCTGCTGGCCACCGACTTCCTGGACCTCGTGCAATCGCGCGTCGCCATGCTCGACTCGTTCGTGGCCATGTTCGTGATCGCCGTGGTCCTGTGCGTGGTGCTGGACGGGGGCCGGCGACGCGGGCCGCGAGGCGAGGACCTTGGCGCGCCGCGCTGGCTCCAACGCCTCTCCCTGGGCCGGCCCTGGAGGCTGGCAGCCGGCCTCGTGCTTGGATCGGCGGTGGCGGTCAAGTGGTCGGGTGGCTACGTGGCGATCGGCCTGGTGCTGCTGCTGGTTGCCTGGGAGGTCGCGGCCTCCGCCGCCCGGCCGGGCGAGGATTCGCGCCGCGGCTGGCGGGCGGCCCTCGGCAACTCGTTCCGGCGCGAGGCGGGCCCGTCGCTGGTGCTGCTGGGCATGGTGCCGCTGATCGTCTACGTCGCCTCGTACGCCGGGCGGGTGGACGGCGACCTGGTTGCGCTCCCCTGGCGCGAGGGATCAGCCTGGCGGGAGATCCTGGAGCATCAGCTGGCGATGCTTCGCTTCCACGTCGGCCTGGCAGGCGACCACGCGTACGAGTCGGCGCCATGGTCGTGGATCCTGCTCAAGCGCCCGGTCGCCTACTCGTGGGCGTTGGACGGGAGCGCGTACCGCGAGGTCCTGGCGATCGGCAACCCGCTGACCTGGTGGCCGGGAGGCGTCGCGCTGGTGGCAGCCGGGGTGCGGTTGCTGCGATCCGGTTCCCCCCTGGCCCGTCCGGAGGTCGTAATACTCGTGGCGGCGCTCTCGACCCATCTCCCCTGGCTGGTCCTCTCGGGCTCACGCTCGCAGGTCTTCATCTGGTACCTGCTGCCGACGATCCCGTTCCTGTACGCAGCGCTCGGCCTGTGGGCGGCACTGGCGTGGAGTTCCCTGCCGGGGCGGATGGCAATCGGGCTGGGGGCGATCGCAATCGCCGTCTCGTTCGCCTTCTTCTATCCGATCTTGACCGCCGCTCCCCTGACTCCGGATGAGTGGCGATCCCGAGTCTGGTTCACCGATTGCAGCCGGCCGGGAGCCCCGACCCTGACGCTGCCTGACGACGAGATCGACCGGGGACCGCCACCGTTGGGGTGGTGCTGGATCTAG
- a CDS encoding DEAD/DEAH box helicase has translation MSFSTLGLAPGLLRAVSAQGYTEPTPVQREAIPFVLAGRDLLAGAQTGTGKTAAFVLPMLQLLATTPPRTSGRPRIRALILVPTRELAIQVEESVRVYGSNSRRSTTIYGGVGFPGQLRALRNGPEIVVATPGRLLDHSRQGTIDLGAVEILVLDEADRMLDMGFIRDIRSIIGLLPPRRQNLLFSATFSNEIRALAEGLLDRPASVQVTPRNTPTDLVRQVVHPVDRAQKRELLSHLVRTHAVDQALVFTRTKHGADRLAKQLLEDGIATAAIHGNKSQPQRVRALNDFKAGRVTLLIATEVAARGLDIEQLPHVVNYELPMVPSDYLHRIGRTGRAGIEGDAISLVCIDEAPMLREIERLLGQPIPSEVVPGFAIDPSIRPEPIRLRSAGGGRPQGSRGLRRPAPAASANGWRPRPGRRPHRRPTGSGSGQRSGSWVSLPGERTHR, from the coding sequence ATGTCCTTCTCCACGCTCGGGCTTGCGCCCGGACTGCTCCGCGCCGTCTCAGCGCAGGGCTATACCGAACCAACTCCCGTCCAGCGCGAGGCGATCCCGTTCGTCCTCGCCGGACGCGACCTGCTGGCCGGCGCCCAGACCGGCACGGGCAAGACGGCCGCCTTCGTGCTGCCGATGCTGCAGCTGCTCGCCACGACCCCACCGCGTACCAGTGGACGGCCGCGCATCCGCGCGCTGATCCTGGTCCCCACCCGGGAGCTGGCGATCCAGGTCGAGGAGAGCGTCCGCGTCTACGGCTCGAACAGCCGGCGCTCGACCACCATCTACGGCGGGGTCGGCTTCCCCGGTCAGCTGCGCGCGCTGCGCAACGGTCCGGAGATCGTCGTCGCCACTCCCGGTCGGCTGCTCGACCACTCGCGGCAGGGGACGATCGACCTTGGTGCGGTCGAGATCCTCGTCCTCGACGAGGCGGATCGCATGCTCGACATGGGCTTCATCCGCGACATCCGCTCGATCATCGGCCTGCTTCCACCCCGTCGACAGAACTTGCTCTTCAGCGCCACCTTCTCGAATGAGATCCGCGCTCTTGCCGAGGGCCTGCTCGATCGGCCGGCATCGGTCCAGGTCACGCCGCGCAACACGCCCACCGACCTGGTGCGCCAGGTCGTGCATCCCGTCGACCGCGCTCAAAAGCGGGAGCTTCTTTCGCACCTGGTGCGCACCCATGCGGTCGATCAGGCGCTCGTCTTCACCCGCACCAAGCACGGCGCCGATCGGCTCGCCAAGCAGCTGCTCGAGGATGGCATCGCCACCGCCGCGATCCACGGCAACAAGTCGCAGCCGCAGCGTGTGCGCGCCCTCAACGACTTCAAGGCCGGACGGGTGACACTGCTGATCGCCACCGAGGTGGCGGCTCGCGGCCTGGATATCGAGCAGCTGCCGCACGTCGTCAACTACGAGCTGCCGATGGTCCCCTCCGACTACCTGCACCGCATCGGCCGCACCGGCCGTGCCGGGATCGAGGGTGACGCCATCTCCCTCGTCTGCATCGACGAGGCACCGATGCTGCGCGAGATCGAGCGCCTGCTCGGCCAGCCCATCCCGTCGGAGGTCGTGCCTGGCTTTGCCATCGATCCATCGATCCGTCCCGAGCCGATCCGCCTCCGCAGCGCTGGCGGCGGCCGTCCGCAGGGATCACGTGGACTGCGTCGTCCCGCCCCAGCCGCATCGGCCAATGGCTGGCGGCCACGTCCCGGCAGGCGGCCACACCGTCGCCCGACCGGGTCGGGATCAGGTCAGCGCAGCGGCTCCTGGGTAAGTCTCCCCGGCGAGCGAACGCACCGCTAG
- the dps gene encoding DNA starvation/stationary phase protection protein Dps, producing MPTTKAATRSFTTSVDLPAADRAKAIKLLNQHLADASDFWSQAKQAHWNVKGADFWQLHKLFDDVAGEAAAWVDEFAERVTALGGYAGGTVRMAASSSTLPEFPTDITDSMEYVKAVATRLAAFTNSAREAIDTTDKLGDANTADLFTEISRCADKYLYFLEAHLQD from the coding sequence ATGCCAACCACCAAAGCAGCAACCCGCTCGTTCACGACGAGCGTCGACCTTCCCGCCGCCGATCGGGCCAAGGCGATCAAGCTCCTCAACCAGCACCTGGCCGATGCCTCCGACTTCTGGAGCCAGGCCAAGCAGGCGCACTGGAACGTCAAGGGCGCCGACTTCTGGCAGCTCCACAAGCTGTTCGACGACGTCGCCGGCGAGGCGGCGGCGTGGGTCGACGAGTTTGCCGAGCGCGTGACTGCGCTGGGCGGCTACGCAGGCGGCACCGTGCGGATGGCTGCCTCGAGCAGCACGCTGCCGGAGTTCCCTACCGACATCACCGACAGCATGGAATACGTGAAGGCGGTCGCCACGCGGCTCGCGGCCTTCACCAACTCGGCCCGCGAGGCGATCGACACGACCGACAAGCTCGGCGACGCCAATACCGCCGATCTCTTCACCGAGATCAGCCGATGCGCCGACAAGTACCTCTACTTCCTCGAGGCGCACCTGCAGGACTAA
- a CDS encoding SRPBCC domain-containing protein, producing MTDTRIDRGSTDTTTIYSEGGDLVFERTFDAPRERVWKAFTDADQVPRWWGPHGTTTTVAEMDVRPGGKWRYVSSAPDRDEVAFYGEYLEIDPPNGFKWTFMFDVEGVGPQGGPETFILEEVNGKTKVTSIGHMGSPEIIEGALATGMVGGAIETWDRLEALLAS from the coding sequence ATGACCGACACTCGAATCGACCGAGGTAGCACCGACACCACGACTATCTACTCAGAGGGCGGCGACCTCGTCTTCGAGCGCACCTTCGACGCGCCGCGCGAGCGGGTCTGGAAGGCCTTCACCGATGCTGACCAGGTCCCACGCTGGTGGGGTCCGCACGGCACCACGACCACGGTCGCCGAGATGGATGTACGGCCGGGCGGCAAGTGGCGCTACGTCAGCAGCGCACCCGATCGCGACGAGGTGGCCTTCTACGGGGAGTATCTGGAGATCGACCCGCCCAACGGCTTCAAATGGACCTTCATGTTCGACGTGGAGGGGGTCGGCCCGCAGGGAGGCCCGGAGACCTTCATCCTCGAAGAAGTCAACGGGAAGACGAAGGTCACCTCCATCGGCCACATGGGGTCGCCCGAGATCATCGAGGGCGCGCTGGCGACCGGCATGGTCGGTGGTGCGATCGAGACCTGGGACCGCCTCGAGGCCCTGCTCGCCAGTTAG
- a CDS encoding metalloregulator ArsR/SmtB family transcription factor, with protein sequence MDTQQDALSTTFAALADPTRRAILARLAEGEASVKDLAAPFEMSQPAISKHLRVLERAGLIEQGRQAQWRPRRLRAGPLRDISEWVNQYRRHWEESFERLDSYLRELNERQEQGNGDDDDRHSNRPR encoded by the coding sequence ATGGACACGCAGCAGGACGCACTCAGCACGACCTTCGCGGCACTGGCCGATCCAACGCGCCGGGCCATCCTGGCTCGCCTCGCTGAGGGGGAGGCATCGGTGAAGGACCTGGCTGCGCCATTTGAGATGAGCCAGCCGGCCATCTCCAAGCATCTGCGGGTGCTGGAGCGGGCAGGGCTGATCGAGCAGGGTCGGCAGGCGCAGTGGCGACCGCGTCGGCTGCGGGCAGGCCCGCTGCGGGACATCTCTGAATGGGTCAACCAGTACAGGCGCCATTGGGAGGAGAGCTTCGAGCGGCTGGATTCCTATCTACGCGAGCTGAACGAAAGGCAGGAGCAAGGAAATGGAGACGACGATGACCGACACTCGAATCGACCGAGGTAG
- the cax gene encoding calcium/proton exchanger, producing the protein MVKRIAYGVSAVGTLAAVAMRFTGVDETITFGVAALAILGLAFTLGHATEQLGAAAGPRIGGIMNATVGNVGEIIIAAFLILDGKIEIVHASITGSIVGNLLLVLGASLLLGGLKNGVQRYDAEVTGMNAASLILATIGLVIPATFAFLIGGGEGTGPGDPEFFSIEALTIGVATLLLVTYAAQTWFFLRSPESSTTAQEPEEPPEWSWRMSLGVLLVSAAALTVTSEILVHTLEPAVASLGISEFFIGIILIPLIGNLAEHVVGITLAWKNKMNFSLITSIGSATQIALFAAPVLVFFGLIVGNPVTLVFSPLEVVSVAVGVMIAAYIALDGRSNWVEGLQLVSVYLILAIAFFFLTP; encoded by the coding sequence ATGGTGAAGCGGATCGCCTACGGCGTCTCGGCGGTCGGCACCCTGGCCGCCGTGGCCATGCGTTTCACGGGCGTGGACGAGACGATCACCTTCGGGGTGGCCGCCCTGGCCATCCTTGGCCTGGCCTTCACCCTGGGTCACGCCACCGAGCAGCTGGGCGCTGCGGCCGGCCCGCGCATCGGCGGCATCATGAATGCCACCGTCGGGAACGTGGGCGAGATCATCATCGCCGCCTTCCTGATCCTGGACGGCAAGATCGAGATCGTCCACGCCTCGATCACCGGCTCGATCGTCGGAAACCTGCTGCTGGTCCTGGGCGCTTCGCTGCTGCTGGGCGGCCTGAAGAACGGCGTGCAGCGCTACGACGCCGAGGTGACGGGCATGAACGCCGCGTCCCTGATCCTGGCCACCATCGGCCTCGTCATCCCGGCCACCTTCGCCTTCCTGATCGGCGGCGGCGAGGGGACGGGACCGGGCGATCCCGAATTCTTCAGCATTGAGGCGCTAACGATCGGGGTGGCCACCCTGCTGCTGGTCACCTACGCGGCGCAGACCTGGTTCTTCCTCCGCTCGCCGGAGTCGTCCACCACCGCCCAAGAGCCCGAGGAGCCGCCCGAGTGGAGCTGGCGGATGTCGCTTGGCGTGCTGCTCGTTTCGGCCGCGGCGCTGACCGTAACCAGCGAGATCCTGGTCCATACCCTGGAGCCGGCGGTGGCCTCGCTGGGCATCAGCGAGTTCTTCATCGGCATCATCCTGATCCCGCTGATCGGCAACCTGGCCGAGCACGTGGTCGGGATCACGCTGGCCTGGAAGAACAAAATGAACTTCAGTCTGATCACCTCCATCGGCAGCGCCACCCAGATCGCCCTATTCGCCGCGCCGGTACTCGTATTCTTCGGCCTGATCGTCGGCAACCCAGTGACGCTGGTCTTCAGCCCGCTCGAGGTCGTCTCAGTGGCGGTGGGCGTGATGATCGCCGCCTACATCGCCCTGGACGGCCGCAGCAACTGGGTCGAGGGGCTGCAGCTGGTCAGCGTCTACCTCATCTTGGCGATCGCCTTCTTCTTCCTGACCCCGTGA
- a CDS encoding SRPBCC family protein — protein MRFEKSIDIDAPQQRVWDVLSALEAWPQRIETVEIVELLTPAPISNGSRVRLKQPNLPEGTWDITVWDAPSYFEWTQKTGGTTSVAGHRVEALGEGRARLTLTLDMRGFLIPIIALFYKKLTNRYMNLEAEGMKRAAESD, from the coding sequence ATGCGCTTTGAGAAGTCGATAGATATAGATGCTCCTCAGCAGCGCGTCTGGGACGTGCTCAGCGCCCTCGAGGCCTGGCCGCAGCGCATCGAGACCGTCGAAATCGTCGAGCTCCTGACGCCGGCGCCGATCAGCAATGGCAGCCGCGTGCGGCTCAAGCAGCCGAATCTACCCGAGGGCACCTGGGACATCACGGTCTGGGATGCGCCGTCCTACTTCGAGTGGACGCAGAAGACGGGCGGCACCACCAGCGTCGCCGGCCACCGCGTCGAAGCGCTGGGAGAGGGTCGGGCACGGCTCACGCTGACACTTGACATGCGCGGCTTCCTGATCCCGATCATCGCCCTGTTCTACAAGAAGCTAACCAACCGCTACATGAACCTCGAAGCCGAGGGCATGAAGCGGGCAGCCGAATCGGACTAA
- a CDS encoding adenylate/guanylate cyclase domain-containing protein — MKDRPIEAEQQREAAALAALGRTLASIARSRFDLDEVLQAVVEEAAQLCHADSANIAVRDGNAYRMRAFTGFSPEFEELVRGVMYAPDRESVVGRAILDGRVVHIEDVLADPELRGNPFQAAVRRAGGIRTDLGVPIRNDGQLIGVIAAARNEVRPFSEREIGLVEHFADQAAIAIVLAQLFATVERQRTELARFAPQAAELLSSAEGEQLLAGHRREITALFADLRGFTAFAERADPEEVLGVLRQYHSTVGRLAVANGGTVEHFAGDGLMVFFNDPTPIADHQFAAVRTACEMRDRFAVLATDWRKRGYELGLGIGIAAGYATVGRIGFEGRYDYAAIGTSVILASRLSSAAKAAEILISQRVMAIVEDSVEADAVADLELKGFSTATAAYAVRSCRARSA, encoded by the coding sequence ATGAAGGATCGTCCGATCGAAGCAGAACAGCAGCGCGAAGCCGCCGCTCTTGCAGCCCTCGGTCGCACGCTCGCATCGATCGCGCGTTCCCGATTCGACCTCGACGAGGTCCTGCAGGCCGTTGTCGAAGAGGCCGCACAGCTGTGCCATGCCGACTCCGCGAACATCGCCGTTCGCGACGGTAACGCTTACCGGATGCGCGCCTTCACCGGGTTCTCGCCCGAGTTCGAGGAGCTCGTGCGGGGCGTGATGTACGCGCCGGATCGCGAATCGGTGGTGGGCCGAGCCATCCTGGACGGGCGCGTCGTGCACATCGAGGACGTCCTCGCCGACCCGGAGCTCAGGGGGAACCCGTTCCAGGCAGCGGTCCGGCGGGCCGGCGGCATCCGAACGGACCTGGGCGTGCCGATCCGCAATGACGGCCAGCTGATCGGGGTGATCGCAGCCGCCCGGAACGAGGTTCGCCCGTTCTCGGAGCGGGAGATCGGGCTCGTGGAGCACTTCGCTGACCAGGCCGCAATCGCGATCGTCCTGGCCCAGCTGTTCGCGACCGTCGAGCGCCAGCGAACCGAGCTGGCGCGCTTTGCGCCGCAGGCGGCCGAGCTGCTGTCATCGGCCGAGGGCGAGCAGCTCCTCGCCGGCCACCGCCGCGAGATCACCGCGCTCTTCGCGGACCTGCGCGGGTTCACGGCGTTCGCGGAGCGCGCGGATCCGGAGGAGGTGCTTGGCGTCCTGCGGCAGTACCACTCGACGGTCGGCCGGCTGGCCGTCGCCAACGGTGGCACGGTCGAGCACTTCGCGGGCGACGGTCTCATGGTCTTCTTCAACGACCCGACGCCGATCGCCGACCACCAGTTCGCGGCGGTTCGAACGGCATGCGAGATGCGGGATCGATTTGCCGTCCTGGCGACCGACTGGCGCAAGCGCGGCTACGAGCTTGGCCTTGGGATAGGGATCGCCGCGGGCTACGCCACAGTTGGTCGCATCGGCTTCGAGGGCCGCTACGACTACGCCGCGATCGGGACGTCCGTCATCCTCGCCTCGCGGCTCTCGTCGGCCGCCAAGGCCGCCGAGATCCTGATCAGCCAGCGAGTGATGGCGATCGTCGAGGACTCGGTCGAGGCCGATGCCGTCGCAGACCTCGAGCTCAAGGGCTTCAGCACGGCGACGGCTGCGTACGCCGTTCGATCCTGCCGCGCGCGGTCGGCGTGA
- a CDS encoding thymidine kinase gives MFYTAGWVHVICGCMFCGKTDEMLRLLRRFSIAGRTVVLVKPRLDTRTEDGTVISRSGAHHTAVAVDDSRQIEDLVGNSDIVAIEEGQFFDERLPEVVGRLADAGKQVLVTGLDQDFRGIPFGPMPRLMALADEVTKLTAICVVCGEPATRTQRLIDGQPAPADSPLIVIGGIGDEKYEARCRLHHEVPPA, from the coding sequence ATGTTCTACACCGCCGGCTGGGTGCACGTGATCTGCGGCTGCATGTTCTGCGGCAAGACCGACGAGATGCTCCGCCTCCTGCGTCGCTTCTCGATCGCCGGTCGCACGGTGGTGCTGGTCAAGCCCCGGCTGGACACCCGCACCGAGGATGGCACCGTCATCTCGCGCTCCGGCGCGCACCACACCGCCGTGGCGGTCGACGACTCGCGGCAGATCGAGGACCTGGTGGGCAATTCCGATATCGTGGCCATCGAGGAGGGCCAGTTCTTCGACGAGCGGCTGCCTGAGGTGGTTGGCCGCCTGGCCGACGCGGGGAAGCAGGTGCTGGTGACGGGGCTCGACCAGGATTTTCGCGGGATCCCGTTCGGGCCGATGCCACGCCTGATGGCGCTCGCCGACGAGGTCACGAAGCTGACTGCCATCTGCGTGGTGTGCGGCGAGCCGGCCACCCGGACTCAGCGGCTGATCGATGGGCAGCCGGCGCCCGCGGACTCACCGCTGATCGTGATCGGCGGCATCGGAGACGAGAAGTACGAGGCTCGCTGCCGGCTGCACCACGAGGTGCCGCCGGCGTAG